One Anastrepha obliqua isolate idAnaObli1 chromosome 6, idAnaObli1_1.0, whole genome shotgun sequence DNA window includes the following coding sequences:
- the LOC129249929 gene encoding uncharacterized protein LOC129249929 isoform X2, with protein sequence MRSDIRESLGEIKTTSRDLESKVERNFKDFEKKMPERAESQVQGQLMREVKVVMTRVHQSIARITGDALSPEYIKIQSMLPITSQDAINTLEELLNTKSFSEAMLNILLKLRGAKGCIKGVMKRVYSDALMFHYNFEGKANKSALLGLKSLELIFAPRKAKSSLKFGKRF encoded by the exons ATGCGGAGCGATATCCGTGAATCACTGGGGGAAATAAAGACCACCTCACGGGACCTAGAAAGTAAGGTGGAAAGAAATTTCAAGGACTTCGAAAAGAAG ATGCCAGAAAGAGCGGAAAGTCAGGTCCAGGGGCAGCTGATGAGGGAGGTGAAAGTGGTGATGACAAGAGTTCACCAGAGTATTGCGCGCATCACGGGAGATGCTCTGAGTCCTGAGTATATCAAGATTCAGAGTATGCTCCCAATAACATCGCAGGATGCGATTAATACTCTGGAGGAGCTCTTAAATACCAAGTCATTCTCCGAAGCAATG CTAAATATTTTGCTGAAGCTGAGGGGTGCTAAAGGATGCATCAAAGGGGTGATGAAGCGCGTTTACTCCGACGCCTTGATGTTCCATTACAATTTTGAGGGGAAAGCCAACAAATCGGCGCTTTTGGGCCTCAAAAGTCTGGAACTCATTTTcg CACCCCGAAAAGCGAAGTCATCGCTGAAATTCGGAAAGCGGTTTTAA
- the LOC129249929 gene encoding uncharacterized protein LOC129249929 isoform X1, whose protein sequence is MRSDIRESLGEIKTTSRDLESKVERNFKDFEKKMPERAESQVQGQLMREVKVVMTRVHQSIARITGDALSPEYIKIQSMLPITSQDAINTLEELLNTKSFSEAMLNILLKLRGAKGCIKGVMKRVYSDALMFHYNFEGKANKSALLGLKSLELIFDTFYSTPKSEVIAEIRKAVLMSHNRHKQVVRKQKPKINIQNNN, encoded by the exons ATGCGGAGCGATATCCGTGAATCACTGGGGGAAATAAAGACCACCTCACGGGACCTAGAAAGTAAGGTGGAAAGAAATTTCAAGGACTTCGAAAAGAAG ATGCCAGAAAGAGCGGAAAGTCAGGTCCAGGGGCAGCTGATGAGGGAGGTGAAAGTGGTGATGACAAGAGTTCACCAGAGTATTGCGCGCATCACGGGAGATGCTCTGAGTCCTGAGTATATCAAGATTCAGAGTATGCTCCCAATAACATCGCAGGATGCGATTAATACTCTGGAGGAGCTCTTAAATACCAAGTCATTCTCCGAAGCAATG CTAAATATTTTGCTGAAGCTGAGGGGTGCTAAAGGATGCATCAAAGGGGTGATGAAGCGCGTTTACTCCGACGCCTTGATGTTCCATTACAATTTTGAGGGGAAAGCCAACAAATCGGCGCTTTTGGGCCTCAAAAGTCTGGAACTCATTTTcg ATACATTTTATAGCACCCCGAAAAGCGAAGTCATCGCTGAAATTCGGAAAGCGGTTTTAATGAGCCACAACCGACATAAGCAAGTAGTTaggaaacaaaaaccaaaaattaatattcaaaataacaactaa
- the LOC129250791 gene encoding mucin-5AC-like, giving the protein MPVERTPPRERSIPLSTAQTTNSSQCSTYSDKTEIETRETMAKIRESTIPLSWIDQCKTPIALTANHHHVENLVIKTTLAPYNYPQETAVTSCTTATGTHYSIISTTATALSSTTTTTSSTSAKPTHAPSTPFQTATRSAECSAPTTLIAKQTRTLKQ; this is encoded by the coding sequence atGCCAGTAGAGCGCACTCCACCCCGTGAACGGAGTATACCGCTATCTACCGCGCAAACAACAAATTCAAGTCAGTGCTCAACTTACTCTGATAAAACAGAAATAGAAACAAGAGAAACTATGGCTAAAATAAGAGAATCAACAATTCCGCTATCGTGGATTGATCAATGTAAAACACCAATAGCGTTAACGGCTAATCACCATCACGTGGAGAATCTGGTAATAAAGACTACCTTGGCGCCCTACAACTATCCGCAAGAGACAGCAGTAACATCATGCACGACAGCAACAGGTACTCACTACTCCATTATatctacaacagcaacagctctaagctcaacaacaacaacaacttcatcCACTTCTGCTAAACCAACCCACGCACCTTCAACTCCCTTTCAAACCGCAACACGCAGTGCTGAATGTAGCGCACCAACTACACTGATCGCCAAACAAACTCGAACTctcaaacaataa
- the LOC129250792 gene encoding uncharacterized protein LOC129250792: RVGNENFPNRLDDDDFPSTSRVALQNLEYDIDSGDDSVFLRSDSTFKNRIDLSYHSLEFKQAESLLESFNFGMVSQFPLEPMHLVDLGVTKKLLQLLIKKGNVTKMNEKLLLLNRFVPSEFSRLSRDLDQISNWKSTEFRQFLLYTGIFVLKDCINEDLYYHFLLLHAGIRFLSCEKSFNVESNVANELLKEFVDLFGNIYGDHLISYNVHGLLHLSDCVREFGPLDNFSAYKFENYMQHLKKIINKPNKILQQMFFRISERLKISDSSKLSKNDLFIIDFNKDKDSYFQCNKGPIKIVGLDKETNSFKALLISNLENYFIEPVESMSGLGSAVQRKRFAVSQPYERRTAIPDSPSATVSNHATAVPSC; encoded by the exons cGTGTAGGAAATGAAAACTTTCCCAACAGATTAGACGACGATGATTTTCCATCAACAAGTAGAGTAGCTTTGCAAAATTTAGAATATGATATAGATAGCGGAGATGACAGTGTGTTTTTAAGATCAGATAGTACAtttaaaaatagaatagatTTAAGTTATCATAGTTTAGAATTTAAGCAAGCAGAAAGTTTGTTAGAATCTTTTAACTTTGGCATGGTTTCACAATTTCCTCTTGAACCCATGCATTTAGTAGATTTGggtgtaacaaaaaagttgctccaGTTACTTATCAAGAAAGGTAACGTTACGAAAATGAATGAGAAGCTTTTGCTTCTTAACAGGTTCGTACCGTCTGAGTTTAGCCGGCTTAGCCGAGACCTTGACCAGATAAGTAATTGGAAGTCAACTGAATTCcggcagtttttattatataccgGGATATTTGTTTTGAAAGACTGCATTAATGAAgatttatattatcattttctTTTACTACACGCCGGAATTCGATTTCTCTCTTGTGAGAAATCTTTTAACGTAGAATCGAATGTCGCCAATGAATTGTTAAAGGAATTTGTTGATTTGTTCGGAAATATTTATGGCGATCATCTAATAAGTTATAATGTTCACGGGTTGTTACACCTTTCGGATTGTGTTAGAGAATTTGGTCCTTTAGACAATTTTTCCGCGTACAAATTTGAGAACTACAtgcagcatttaaaaaaaataattaataaacctaataaaattttgcagcaaatgtttttcagaatatcggaaagattaaaaatttcagattctAGCAAACTTTCTAAAAACGACCTTTTTATAATAGATTTTAACAAAGATAAAGATAGTTATTTTCAATGTAATAAGGGGCCCATTAAAATTGTTGGATTAGATAAGGAAACCAACAGTTTTAAAGCActccttatttctaatttagaaaattattttatcgaGCCAGTAGAATCTATGTCAGGGCTAG GGTCTGCCGTGCAGCGTAAGCGGTTTGCTGTATCGCAGCCCTACGAAAGGCGTACAGCAATCCCAGATTCCCCCAGCGCAACGGTATCCAACCATGCTACTGCGGttccaa gttgttaa